GCCGCCAGTGCGTCCAGACCCCGCGCGGTGCGCGCGCAGGTCGCCACCCGCGCGCCCTCGGCGGCCAGCAGGCGCACGATCTGCTCGCCCAGTCCCCGCGTACCACCGGTGACCAGGACGCGCTTGCCGTGCACCCCCGGCCAGCCGGTGTCACCGCCGCGGTGCGGCGTGGCCCGGCCCCCGTTCATGTCGCTCACGCGATCGAACATACATCCCATGCCACTACGCGCCTGCAACCGGACAACCCCGATACCCCCTGGTCCCCGCACTGGTCCGGCGTGTTGGCTGCACGGGCAGCCACCGAGACCTCCCCCACCCGCGCTGCATCCGAAGGAGGATCGATGACGGCAGCCAGGGCACATCGCCACGGGCCGTCGCCCTCACTGGCACCCGACGTCCACACGCCGGCACACGACGTGCGCGCGCCCACGCATGACATCCGCGCGCCGTCGTCGCTCGAAGTCCACGCGCCGGACGACCACGCGCCCGCCCGTGGGACCCGGCCCGCCGAGGCCGCCACGATCCCGGTGCCCCCGTCGGCCCCCTTGATGCCTGCGACGCCCTTGATGCCTGCGACTTCCGTGATTCCCGCCCCCGTGACGCCCACGACTTCCGTGACGCCCACGACTTCCGTGATGCCCGTGAGCAAAGTCCACCTCCTGCGGTCCACGTTCCCCGCGCACCCCTCGCGCGCGGCGGGCGTACGGGCCATGCTCGCCGAGCACCTCACTCACCTGCGGCTGCCGCCCGAGCACCGCGACAGCGCCGTCCTCGCCACGGACGAGCTGTTCGCCAACGCGGTCCAGCACGGAAGCCCCGACGATGACGGCACGATCACCGTGACCATCGAGTACGCCGAGAGCGAGCTGCGCGTGACGGTCGCCGACTGCTCGCCCGCCCTGCCGCGGCTGTGTACGGCGGACGGGGCCGAGGAATCGGGACGGGGACTGGCCATCGTCGCCGCGCTGGCCGACGACTGGGGCACCGCTCCGGCCGACCCGGGCAGCTCGGGCAAGAAGGTGTGGTTCACGCTGACGCTTCGGGGGAGGCCGTGAAGGGGCACCCGGGACACATCGCGGCCGACGGCGACGTACGGCCGGAGCAGGCGGCCGCGCGTCGGATGGTCCCGGAGCTGGCGGCGGCGCTCGCCAGGGAGCTCGTGCGCCGGGCGGACGAGGAACAGCGCCTCATGCGGCAGGCGCGGGCGGACGCCACCCCGCGGTGCCGACGCGCCCTGGCCGACTGCCGCGAAGCCAACGCCGAAGCCCTCGCGGTGATCGTCCACCGGCACGG
This genomic interval from Streptomyces dengpaensis contains the following:
- a CDS encoding ATP-binding protein, with amino-acid sequence MPVSKVHLLRSTFPAHPSRAAGVRAMLAEHLTHLRLPPEHRDSAVLATDELFANAVQHGSPDDDGTITVTIEYAESELRVTVADCSPALPRLCTADGAEESGRGLAIVAALADDWGTAPADPGSSGKKVWFTLTLRGRP